CTCCTGCGGCTGGTGGTGCCGGTGCGGAAGCCGCCGTAAAAACTGAATTTGATGTGGTTCTCAATGCCGCCGGCGATAAGAAGATTCAGGTTATTAAAGTCGTCCGCGAATTGACCGGGCTGGGCTTGAAAGAAGCCAAGGATCTGGTCGACAATGCGCCATCAAAAGTCAAGGAAGGTATCCCGGAGGCTGAGGCCAAGGCCGCTGTGGAAAAACTGCAGGAGGTTGGCGCCCAGGTTGAGATAAAATAGTATCTCCCAATCAGGCCGGGAACGATTTTGTATAAAATCTGTTACACCGGATGGTGTTTCGGGTGATCCCGAAATTTTTAAAATCCGGCGAATAGGCTGTATTAAAATGGCTCCTGAGACAAACAGAGTTGTTTTTGTCCGGAGAAAAATTTAAAGATTTTGCAGAGTCGCCGATGCGAATATTGACTGTTTATAATTATATTTTCTTTTCCCCCCTTCGCATCATATCGAGTCTGTACCGGGGCATCCTTTTATTGATTTAAAGGAGGAAATCTTGGCTCGCAAAAAGATGATCGAAAAAATCAGCTACCAGAGAACCCCAGATGCGGCCGAAATGCCGAATCTGCTTGAAGTTCTGATTGAATCCTATGACAACTTTCTCCAGAAGGGTGTTCCTCCGGAGAAACGGGTCAATCAGGGTTTGCAGCAGATTTTCAATGAGATTTTCCCCGTGTCGGATATCCATGATAATAATACCATGGAATTCGTTCGTTACACGTTGGGAACTCCCAGGTATTCGGTGGATGAATGCCGTGAGAGAAATATGACTTTTGCCGCGCCGCTGAGGGCGACTCTTCGACTGATTACCAAACAGGGTGAGGGTGAGGAAAAAGAAGTCAAGGATATTATCGAGCAGGATGTATATCTGGGCGAGCTGCCTCTGATAACCCAGTGGGGCACTTTTATCGTCAACGGGGCGGAGCGTGTTATTGTCAGTCAGCTCCATCGTTCTCCCGGAGTCTTCTTTGACGAAAGTGTCCACCCCAACGGTAAACTGCTGTTTTCGGCAAGGATTATTCCTTACCGGGGCAGCTGGCTGGAATTTGTTATCGATGTCAGCGATATCATGCATGTCCATATTGATTCGCGGCGGAAGTTGCCGGTTACAACCTTGCTTCGGGCGATCGGCTATCCCACCGACGAGGAGCTGGTAAATGTATTTTACAAACCGAAGAATCTTGATATCTCCGGGAAAAAGGAGATTAAGATTGATGAGCATGCTTTGGCCGGCGAGACTATTATAAATGAAGAAACCGGCGAAATCGTTATTGGCACGGCCGAACCGTTGTCTGAGAAAGTTATCGATAACCTGAGAGAACTGAAGGTTAAGAAGATTAAGATAGTGGAAAGGGAAAATCCTCGTGACGCCCTGGTCATAATGAATACCATTAAGAAAGACCCGGCCAAATCCCGCGAGGAGGCCCTGACCAAAATTTATTCTCTACTCCGGCCGGGTGAGCCGCCGACCATGGAAATGGCCGAAGCGCTGTTAGAAAAGCTGTTTTTCAATACCAAGCGGTATGATCTCGGTGAAGTCGGCCGGTATATGATCAACCAGCGTTTGGGACTTGATATTCCCCTGGATAAAACTATTCTTGATCTGAAGGATTTCGTTTCCATTATTTCATATCTGATTGCTCTGAGGAACGGTAACGGTTTTGTCGATGATATTGATCATCTCGGAAATCGCCGCGCTAGGACCCTGGGCGAGTTGCTGTCCAATCTTTTTTCAGTCGGGCTTTCCCGGGTGGCCAAATCAATCCGGGAACGTTTATCGCTTCGTGAAAGTGAAGGAGCGACGCCGCAATTATTGATTAATGCTCGCACCGTTTCAGCCGTGATCGATACCTTTTTCGGGTCGTCGCAGTTGTCGCAGTTTATGGATCAGACCAATCCGCTCTCGGAGTTGACACACAAAAGACGTCTTTCAGCGCTGGGACCGGGAGGCCTGACTCGCGAGCGGGCCGGATTCGAGGTCCGCGACGTTCATCATACTCATTATGGCCGGATGTGCCCGATTGAGACGCCGGAAGGACCGAATATCGGTCTTATTGCCTCATTGGCCACTTTTGCCCGGATCAATAAGTATGGTTTTCTGGAAACTCCTTATCGGCGGGTCGAAAAAGGTAAAGTGACCGATGAAATCAGATATCTAACAGCCGACGAAGAGGACCGTTACCTTATCGCCCAGTCCGATGAGCCAATTGATAAATCCGGTAAATTGATTAACCAGTCAATTCGGGCCCGGCGTCGGACCGATTATCCGATGGTCGGACCGGAGGAAGTTAATTTTCTGGAAGTGTCTCCAAGGCAACTTGTTTCGGTTGCGGCGGCGTTGATTCCTTTCCTTGATCATGATGATGCCAACCGGGCTCTGATGGGATCCAATATGCAGCGCCAGGCCGTTCCCCTTTTGATTACGGAGGCCCCGATTGTCGGGACCGGGATAGAGCCCAAAGCGGCTGTCGATTCCGGTGCGGCGATGGTAGCCACGCGGCCGGGAATCGTCAAATATGCTTCGGCCAAGAGAATAATTATTACTCCTGACGCCAAACCTCATGCGGATGAATTGGGCTATTACGAAGATGATGAGTATAATCTTGTCAAATTCCGCCGCTCCAACCAGGATACCTGTGTCAACTTTAAACCTCTGGTGGAGGAGGGTGAAAGGGTTGCGGCCGGGGATGTTATTGCCGACGGTCCGTCGGTTGACAACGGCGAGCTGGCCCTGGGATTCAATGTCTTGGTAGCCTTTATGCCCTGGCGAGGATACAATTACGAGGACGCCATTATCGTATCCGAAAGACTGATTCGCGAGGATGTTTTCACATCGATCCATATCGAAGAATTCGAATTGCAGGTTCGCGATACCAAACGCGGGGCGGAAGAAATCACCCGGGAAATTCCGAACGTTTCCGAGGAGGCGCTGCTCAATCTTGATGAGCGGGGTATTGTCAGGGTTGGGGCTGAAGTGGAAGCCGGTGATATTCTGGTCGGCAAGGTTAGTCCTAAGGGTGAAACGGAGCTTTCGCCTGAGGAAAGGCTGTTGCGCGCCATCTTCGGTGAAAAGGCCGGGGATGTTAAAGATGCCTCGTTGAAGGCGCCGCCCGGGATGAAGGGTGTCGTAATCGACACCAAGGTTTTTTCAAGGAAGGAAAGAACCGAAGAGGCCAAGAAAACCGAGAAGAATGAAACGGCCCAGATAAAACGGCGTTATGCCAGGATCAGACAGAGTATTATCACCCACCGCAATGAGCGGCTGGCCGGAGTTCTGGACGGGTTAAGCAGTAATTCGGTGCGGTCCAAGGTTGATAATTCGATTATGGTCCGGGCCGGACATAAGTACGATGCGGAATTTTTGAAGACTTTTGACTTCGATTCTTCCTATGCATCGGATGGTTATTCCGATAATGATACCGCCAACCGAAAAGTTGACAAGATAATCAAAGAGGCCGCCGACCTGATCACCGAGAAGGAAGAAGAAATGGCGGTTGAGGTTGATAAAATCGTTCGCGGCGCGGAACTTCCTCCGGGAGTCCGGCAATTGGTCAAAATCAAGGTAGCCATTCGCCGGAAACTGGCCGTCGGCGATAAGATGGCCGGACGGCATGGTAATAAAGGTGTGGTTTCCAAGATTGTCCCGATTGAAGATATGCCGTACCTTGAGGATGGGACCCCGGTCGACATTCTGTTGAATCCGCTTGGTGTACCTTCACGTATGAATGTCGGCCAGGTACTTGAGACCCACATGGGTTGGGCCGCCAAGAAACTCAATATTCGCATTGCCACGCCGGTTTTTGACGGAGCCAGCCTGGATCAAATTACCGAGAAACTTCAGGAAGCCGGTCTTCCGGTTTCCGGTAAGATTAAACTGTATGATGGTTATAACGGTGAGGCATTCGGAAGTGAGATAACGGTTGGTTATATTTATATGATGAAACTGGCCCATTTGGTGG
This DNA window, taken from Candidatus Zixiibacteriota bacterium, encodes the following:
- the rplL gene encoding 50S ribosomal protein L7/L12, coding for MAENAVINEIVEKIASLSAMDLADLSKAIQDKFGVKPMAPVAAAAPAAGGAGAEAAVKTEFDVVLNAAGDKKIQVIKVVRELTGLGLKEAKDLVDNAPSKVKEGIPEAEAKAAVEKLQEVGAQVEIK
- the rpoB gene encoding DNA-directed RNA polymerase subunit beta, producing the protein MIEKISYQRTPDAAEMPNLLEVLIESYDNFLQKGVPPEKRVNQGLQQIFNEIFPVSDIHDNNTMEFVRYTLGTPRYSVDECRERNMTFAAPLRATLRLITKQGEGEEKEVKDIIEQDVYLGELPLITQWGTFIVNGAERVIVSQLHRSPGVFFDESVHPNGKLLFSARIIPYRGSWLEFVIDVSDIMHVHIDSRRKLPVTTLLRAIGYPTDEELVNVFYKPKNLDISGKKEIKIDEHALAGETIINEETGEIVIGTAEPLSEKVIDNLRELKVKKIKIVERENPRDALVIMNTIKKDPAKSREEALTKIYSLLRPGEPPTMEMAEALLEKLFFNTKRYDLGEVGRYMINQRLGLDIPLDKTILDLKDFVSIISYLIALRNGNGFVDDIDHLGNRRARTLGELLSNLFSVGLSRVAKSIRERLSLRESEGATPQLLINARTVSAVIDTFFGSSQLSQFMDQTNPLSELTHKRRLSALGPGGLTRERAGFEVRDVHHTHYGRMCPIETPEGPNIGLIASLATFARINKYGFLETPYRRVEKGKVTDEIRYLTADEEDRYLIAQSDEPIDKSGKLINQSIRARRRTDYPMVGPEEVNFLEVSPRQLVSVAAALIPFLDHDDANRALMGSNMQRQAVPLLITEAPIVGTGIEPKAAVDSGAAMVATRPGIVKYASAKRIIITPDAKPHADELGYYEDDEYNLVKFRRSNQDTCVNFKPLVEEGERVAAGDVIADGPSVDNGELALGFNVLVAFMPWRGYNYEDAIIVSERLIREDVFTSIHIEEFELQVRDTKRGAEEITREIPNVSEEALLNLDERGIVRVGAEVEAGDILVGKVSPKGETELSPEERLLRAIFGEKAGDVKDASLKAPPGMKGVVIDTKVFSRKERTEEAKKTEKNETAQIKRRYARIRQSIITHRNERLAGVLDGLSSNSVRSKVDNSIMVRAGHKYDAEFLKTFDFDSSYASDGYSDNDTANRKVDKIIKEAADLITEKEEEMAVEVDKIVRGAELPPGVRQLVKIKVAIRRKLAVGDKMAGRHGNKGVVSKIVPIEDMPYLEDGTPVDILLNPLGVPSRMNVGQVLETHMGWAAKKLNIRIATPVFDGASLDQITEKLQEAGLPVSGKIKLYDGYNGEAFGSEITVGYIYMMKLAHLVDNKIHARSIGPYSLVTQQPLGGKAQFGGQRFGEMEVWALEAYGAAYTLQELLTVKSDDVTGRSKIYEAIVKGENPPEPGIPESFNVLVKELQGLGLDVKLIEK